A window of Rhodospirillales bacterium contains these coding sequences:
- a CDS encoding carbohydrate ABC transporter permease gives MRLQRILTLLPAYVVALAAMAVTLFPIAWILSISLKTKRDAFAIPPVWTFAPVWRNYSALWDNDAFRGAVFNSCVVTVLGVVLATLIAVPAAYALNRLRLRGKRLIAAWLLLAYMLPEFLFIIPIYVLYQAIGLYDTHLGLALIYQVHVLPFAIWMLRSFFAEVPVELEEAARIDGCGHLAVLIRVYLPMTLPGLAATAILNAIWIWNELAIALGLTFKNAQTITVAVTSFRGYASIDWGPMTAASIVAILPMILFALVAQRWIVKGLTLGAVKG, from the coding sequence TGCCGGCCTACGTGGTGGCACTCGCCGCCATGGCCGTCACCCTCTTTCCGATCGCCTGGATCCTATCGATTTCGCTCAAGACCAAGCGTGACGCCTTCGCCATCCCACCCGTCTGGACGTTCGCCCCGGTCTGGCGCAACTACTCGGCCTTGTGGGACAACGACGCCTTCCGCGGCGCCGTTTTCAACAGCTGCGTCGTGACCGTCTTGGGCGTCGTCCTGGCGACCCTGATCGCGGTGCCGGCAGCCTATGCCCTCAACCGCCTCAGGCTGCGGGGCAAGCGGTTGATCGCGGCTTGGCTGCTGCTCGCCTACATGCTGCCCGAGTTCCTCTTCATCATTCCGATATACGTGCTCTACCAGGCGATCGGCCTCTACGACACACATCTCGGCCTCGCCCTGATCTATCAGGTGCACGTCCTGCCCTTTGCAATCTGGATGCTGCGCAGCTTTTTCGCTGAAGTGCCGGTCGAGCTCGAGGAGGCGGCGCGGATCGACGGCTGCGGCCATTTGGCCGTGCTGATACGGGTCTACCTGCCGATGACACTGCCGGGGCTGGCGGCGACAGCAATCCTGAACGCCATCTGGATCTGGAACGAGCTGGCGATAGCACTCGGCCTGACCTTCAAGAACGCGCAGACGATCACCGTCGCTGTCACCTCGTTTCGGGGCTATGCCTCGATCGACTGGGGACCCATGACCGCGGCCTCGATCGTCGCAATCCTGCCGATGATCCTCTTCGCTCTCGTGGCGCAACGCTGGATCGTCAAGGGGCTCACCTTGGGAGCT